TATAGCTATAAATTATGCTCTTAGAAGGAAGTAACTTTATATTCGGACTTATATATTAGGTGTAGAAATAAAAGGATGGATTATACAGTTAAACTCTGTTATTTTTTCATTCTCCAAACACTAGCAAAAGCAGTTATTCGGAGACATTCCATATCACATACTAGTAAACGTGGATTCACACCCATGTATATAGACAAGCAACGCAAAATCACTAGTAAAGGCGGAAAATCCGCTCATACAAAAGGAACCACTCACGAATTTACATCCGATTTACCGTCATAAGGTGATGGTAATTGGTTACAAAAGTTGGCAATAAAATTAAAACAGCTAAGTAGCTAGGCAAACTTAAGTATGAAAATAAATAACATTTGTAGCAAGCTATAAATCGCCCATAGCTTAGTTTTTGAGCAATGAATTACTCACTACAAATTTCAATTTATTTGCACCTACCTACTTATCCAAGATTAGCTGATATCTAAAGGAGATAATCATGAAAGAAGATTCCGAAAACATGATTGGTTTTGAAGGTGAGGATAAAAATATTACCCGTGACACCAGTCAATCTGAACCAAATAAAGTCAATGTTCACAAAGAAAGATTAACCGCAAACCCTGGCGATCGCATTGCCGAAGAACCACAAACAATCGAAGAGAAAGCGAAACAATTAGCTGTGGATTCGGGTGATATTACAGGTGAGCATCTAAAAGTACCAACTTATTGGATTATCGAATATCCCAACGGTGAAAAAAAAGCACTACACCATGTTAAGGATGCGGAGGCAATCTCGGATTTTATTCGTGTTGCGCGCATGGATGAAAATGGCGATCGCATTTGGTAGTCGAGCGAGGAAAAATATAGGAGGAATTAGTGATGGTTAATACGCAACAACCCATACAAACGAACAAAGAATCGGAAATGTCCCCCAGACCTGCGGCGGAACGTCGTGCTTATCAAGGTAGTGGTAAGTTGCAGGATAAGGTGGCATTGATTACTGGTGGTGATAGCGGGATTGGTCGTGCTGTAGCTGTCATGTATGCCAAAGAAGGTGCGGATGTGGTAATTATGTATCTAAAAGAGGACGATGATGCTCAGGAAACTAAACAGTTAGTGGAAAAAGAGGGTCGCCGTTGTCTTTCAATTGCTGGTGATGTGGGGGATGAAAACTTTTGTAGGCAAGCTGTAGAGCGAACTGTAAAAGAGTTTGGGCATCTGGATATATTGGTGAATAATGCTGCCGAGCAACATCTTCAACCGAGTTTGGAAGAGATTAGCGCTGAGCAGTTGGAACGGACTTTCCGCACGAATATTTTTTCGATGTTTTATTTAAGCAAAGCGGCTTTACCTCACCTGAAGGAAGGTAGCACTATTATTAATACGACTTCAGTTACAGCCTATGAAGGTAGCCCGCAATTACTAGACTATTCGGCAACCAAGGGCGCAATTGTTGCTTTTACCCGTTCTTTGTCCCAGTCACTGATTGACAAACATATTCGTGTTAACGGGGTGGCACCGGGACCAATTTGGACTCCTTTGATTACTTCGACTTTCCCGGAAGAAAAAATCACTAAACACGGTAGTAATGTGCCCATGCAACGTGTTGGACAACCTGATGAGGTAGCTCCTTGTTATGTGTTTTTAGCGTCGGACGACTCATCCTATATTGCGGGTCAGATTCTTCATCCCAATGGTGGCAAAATCGTTAATGGGTAATGCCTATTTTGGATACATTTGCTGCGCTCTGTATAAGCAAAATACTTACAAAGCAAGTTTTAATATAAGTTCTTCCTTGGGGAGGAACTTTTTTGCATAAGGAATACCGAGGTTACGCAGGAAATCAGCCAAAGGTTGCAAAAAAGCAATATTCCTAAACTCAGATTTTCATTTAAAGGAGA
The Calothrix sp. 336/3 DNA segment above includes these coding regions:
- a CDS encoding SDR family oxidoreductase; the protein is MVNTQQPIQTNKESEMSPRPAAERRAYQGSGKLQDKVALITGGDSGIGRAVAVMYAKEGADVVIMYLKEDDDAQETKQLVEKEGRRCLSIAGDVGDENFCRQAVERTVKEFGHLDILVNNAAEQHLQPSLEEISAEQLERTFRTNIFSMFYLSKAALPHLKEGSTIINTTSVTAYEGSPQLLDYSATKGAIVAFTRSLSQSLIDKHIRVNGVAPGPIWTPLITSTFPEEKITKHGSNVPMQRVGQPDEVAPCYVFLASDDSSYIAGQILHPNGGKIVNG